One genomic segment of Catalinimonas alkaloidigena includes these proteins:
- a CDS encoding DJ-1/PfpI family protein → MAKKKILFLTGDYAEDYETMVPFQMLNMVGHEVHAVCPNKKKGDTIMTAIHDFDGYQTYSERQGHHFTLNATFDEIDIKSYDALMIAGGRAPEYLRLDARVIETAKYFAEADKPIAAICHGIQILTAADVVRGKKLTAYPAVGPEVSMAGGEYVDVPATDAVVDGKLITSPAWPGHSAFIAEFLKVLGTRIEL, encoded by the coding sequence ATGGCTAAAAAAAAGATTCTCTTCCTAACCGGTGATTATGCCGAAGACTACGAAACTATGGTGCCTTTCCAGATGCTGAATATGGTAGGCCATGAAGTACATGCAGTTTGCCCAAATAAAAAAAAGGGTGACACTATCATGACTGCCATACATGATTTTGATGGCTATCAGACTTATTCAGAGCGACAGGGACATCACTTCACGCTAAATGCTACTTTTGACGAAATTGATATCAAGAGTTATGATGCACTGATGATCGCCGGTGGTCGCGCTCCCGAATACCTCAGGTTAGATGCCAGGGTAATTGAGACTGCCAAATATTTTGCTGAAGCTGACAAGCCTATCGCAGCCATTTGCCACGGAATTCAGATACTGACTGCTGCTGATGTTGTAAGAGGTAAGAAATTGACCGCTTATCCTGCAGTAGGTCCGGAAGTAAGCATGGCAGGAGGAGAGTATGTGGATGTTCCTGCGACAGATGCGGTGGTAGATGGAAAACTGATCACTTCTCCCGCCTGGCCCGGCCACTCCGCCTTTATCGCTGAGTTTTTAAAAGTGCTGGGAACCAGAATTGAGCTTTAA